A single genomic interval of Hydractinia symbiolongicarpus strain clone_291-10 chromosome 8, HSymV2.1, whole genome shotgun sequence harbors:
- the LOC130654465 gene encoding uncharacterized protein LOC130654465 isoform X2, which produces MKKYTNKKMEVFIALYALVDIKQDTELRYDYGENPDDMPWRKKAECLKPLNINEVVEKTPKGSKITKEMTKEQRDAKITEFPSDFKNSTNKTHFLKPLNINKVVQKLSKRTESGTEDLEQRDVKITEFPSDCKMSTDETHFLKPLTVNKVVPKLPKITQKTKAMCASKRAHKDVKIKEFSSNFEKSTDEPDFHIVYQVQNSVIELDPGTGDQVAMSDNDADIDKNDEVLNGCLCKQPSPPKKTYRLRLRTRQFFDPHEVDAQAVIQNSSADSRFDVSVAEKDEESSDYSHTEDSDFQPNFSDSDDEININMAVNKILNDSLQEHEAVNDVKSDFLQEPTTTQATNELEEKSNNRTKDNHIMHYCCFCGQLIANKITRHFMRVHKMEEEVKAAMALSPKNKTRKETWTQLIRKGDHEHNIESLRENKTDIVVVRQKSNNKDQDYVPCIHCKGFFSSKYIRIHEKNCFMKGGRGDVKFSLHSSRALLAAEVSNGIYTNVHQIILASMRRDELHLVIRNDQLLMLYANIQLQIKQSERYHDIRYNLRLLGRLLLKYRSLVGCSDKRSCDLIIPAHYDQVLECAKELAGYKGPRNVAQPNVFCHLGYRLKGLCMAARALALKEGSDTRLEEYRRFLELYESDWNIYSNNAKAVYESAKGNAPEELPLESDIKLFREHCILEIKRLCDLSDIGKLDGGDYRKLVRVTKARIMTFNARRGGEVSKLKLKHWQSVVDGRWKRATDIKQLDDPLERKLAERLQLCYIEGKRKKKVKNALVPVLFTEEVYGAITILVEKREVGNIAPENDYLFACGNSFLRGWDTLQAVTKEIKGLVNPKLITPTRTRKYLATVLQLLDMTDGELTWLTNHMGHTNATHLQWYRKEDSTIELTKVAKVLTAVDTGKSIKNKKIDRVLEELPRKGSESGSESDDNKDSSGSNKSVVDGEMVTDGDLFEPPPRKKPKSWNLWSAQETRDVKIAFEKNLKSLTNPAQHDVLTAITKFPHLQDRGEKNVRCKVVNMIRNLKKK; this is translated from the exons ATGAAgaaatacacaaataaaaaaatggaagtcTTTATAGCGTTGTATGCGTTAGTAGATATAAAACAAGACACCGAGTTAAG ATATGATTATGGAGAAAATCCAGATGATATGCCCTGGCGCAAAAAG GCTGAATGTCTCAAACCATTGAACATCAATGAAGTTGTGGAAAAAACACCAAAAGGTAGTAAAATAACTAAAGAAATGACTAAGGAACAGAGAGATGCAAAGATAACAGAATTTCCATCAGATTTCAAAAATTCAACTAATAAG ACTCACTTTCTCAAACCATTGAACATCAATAAAGTTGtgcaaaaattatcaaaacgtACCGAAAGTGGTACAGAAGATCTTGAACAGAGAGATGTAAAGATAACAGAATTTCCATCAGATTGTAAAATGTCTACTGATGAG ACTCACTTTCTCAAACCATTGACCGTTAATAAAGTGGTGCCAAAATTACCAAAGATTACCCAAAAAACAAAAGCCATGTGCGCCAGTAAACGAGCGCACAAAGACGTGAAGATAAAAGAATTTTCATCAAATTTCGAGAAGTCTACTGATGAG CCGGATTTTCATATTGTTTACCAAGTGCAAAATTCTGTAATTGAATTGGATCCAGGCACTGGTGACCag gttgCTATGTCAGATAATGATGCTGATATTGATAAAAACGATGAAGTTTTGAACGGATGTCTTTGTAAACAG cCTTCCCCGCCGAAAAAAACATATCGGTTGCGCTTAAGg ACCCGACAATTTTTCGACCCGCATGAAGTCGATGCACAG GCCGTTATCCAAAATTCAAGTGCAGACAGTAGATTTGATGTTTCTGTTGCTGAA AAAGATGAGGAATCTTCAGACTATTCTCACACAGAAGATTCAGATTTTCAACCAAATTTTTCTGACAGTGACGACGAAATAAACATCAACATGGCAGTGAATAAAATTCTTAATGACTCCCTCCAAGAGCACGAAGCTGTTAATGATGTTAAGAGTGACTTCCTTCAAGAGCCTACTACAACACAAGCGACAAATGAGTTAGAAGAAAAAA GTAACAATCGAACTAAAGATAATCATATCATGCACTATTGCTGTTTTTGTGGTCAGCTCATTGCCAACAAAATTACTAGACACTTTATGAGAGTACATAAAATGGAGGAGGAAGTGAAAGCGGCAATGGCATTATCGCCAAAAAACAAAACCAGGAAGGAGACATGGACTCAGTTGATTAGGAAGGGAGATCATGAGCATAATATTGAGTCGTTACGAGAAAACAAAACAGATATTGTGGTTGTAAGGCAGAAAAGTAACAACAAGGATCAAGATTATGTACCTTGCATTCATTGTAAAGGATTCTTTTCATCGAAGTATATTCGCATTCACGAAAAAAACTGCTTTATGAAAGGAGGCCGTGGCGATGTTAAGTTCTCGCTTCATTCTAGTAGGGCTCTTTTAGCAGCTGAAGTGAGCAATGGTATTTACACTAACGTGCACCAGATTATTTTGGCTTCTATGAGACGTGATGAGTTACACCTGGTTATTAGAAATGATCAGTTACTGATGCTGTATGCCAACATCCAGTTGCAAATTAAACAATCAGAAAGATATCATGACATTAGATACAACTTACGCCTACTTGGAAGATTACTGTTGAAATACAGGTCACTAGTAGGTTGCTCAGACAAGAGATCGTGTGATTTAATTATACCTGCGCATTATGACCAGGTACTAGAATGTGCAAAGGAACTAGCCGGATACAAAGGACCAAGAAATGTTGCTCAGCCAAATGTTTTTTGCCATTTGGGCTATCGCCTAAAAGGACTATGTATGGCGGCACGGGCCTTGGCATTAAAGGAGGGTAGTGATACTCGTTTGGAGGAATATAGGCGTTTTCTGGAATTGTATGAATCAGATTGGAATATATACTCAAATAATGCCAAGGCGGTTTATGAATCTGCTAAGGGAAATGCACCAGAGGAATTGCCATTAGAAAGTGATATAAAGCTCTTTCGTGAACATTGCATCTTAGAAATAAAAAGATTGTGCGATTTGAGTGACATTGGAAAGCTTGATGGTGGTGATTACCGCAAACTTGTAAGGGTTACCAAAGCAAGAATAATGACTTTTAATGCGAGACGAGGCGGTGAAGTTTCGAAGTTGAAATTGAAGCACTGGCAATCGGTAGTTGACGGGCGGTGGAAACGAGCGACTGACATTAAACAATTGGATGATCCATTGGAAAGAAAGCTGGCTGAACGTTTGCAGCTTTGTTATATCGAAGGAAAGcgaaaaaaaaaggttaaaaatgcACTTGTACCTGTGCTTTTTACTGAAGAAGTGTATGGGGCAATAACAATATTAGTAGAAAAGCGTGAAGTTGGTAACATTGCTCCTGAAAACGACTACCTTTTCGCTTGTGGGAATAGCTTCTTGCGGGGTTGGGACACCCTGCAAGCTGTTACCAAAGAAATTAAAGGGCTTGTGAACCCAAAATTAATTACACCAACCAGGACCAGAAAATATTTGGCCACAGTGTTACAGCTGTTAGACATGACCGATGGAGAACTCACATGGCTGACTAATCATATGGGTCATACTAACGCTACACATCTTCAGTGGTATAGAAAAGAAGACTCCACTATCGAATTGACAAAAGTAGCTAAGGTATTGACTGCCGTTGATACTGGtaaatcaattaaaaacaagaaaattgacCGAGTACTTGAAGAATTGCCACGAAAAG GTTCAGAGTCAGGGTCTGAGTCAGATGATAACAAAGATTCTTCCGGAAGTAACAAAAGTGTTGTAGATGGAGAAATGGTTACAGACGGTGATTTATTTGAGCCTCCACCACGGAAAAAG ccaaaGTCATGGAATTTATGGTCAGCGCAAGAAACCAGAgatgttaaaatagcattcgaGAAGAATTTAAAATCGTTAACAAACCCAGCGCAGCATGACGTGTTGACGGCTATTACAAAATTTCCACACTTACAAGACAGGGGCGAAAAAAATGTTCGATGCAAAGTGGTCAACATGATccggaatttaaaaaaaaaatag
- the LOC130654465 gene encoding uncharacterized protein LOC130654465 isoform X1, with translation MTRRRRQKIEDLYCGLGKDPDDLVIKYINPFIGSGVFTTKDLHKGDFILEYAGERISNDEADKREAEYAKNGTGCYIYFNIISSNNTTFCIDATNSVQIGRIVNDAPTKYANCVMKKYTNKKMEVFIALYALVDIKQDTELRYDYGENPDDMPWRKKAECLKPLNINEVVEKTPKGSKITKEMTKEQRDAKITEFPSDFKNSTNKTHFLKPLNINKVVQKLSKRTESGTEDLEQRDVKITEFPSDCKMSTDETHFLKPLTVNKVVPKLPKITQKTKAMCASKRAHKDVKIKEFSSNFEKSTDEPDFHIVYQVQNSVIELDPGTGDQVAMSDNDADIDKNDEVLNGCLCKQPSPPKKTYRLRLRTRQFFDPHEVDAQAVIQNSSADSRFDVSVAEKDEESSDYSHTEDSDFQPNFSDSDDEININMAVNKILNDSLQEHEAVNDVKSDFLQEPTTTQATNELEEKSNNRTKDNHIMHYCCFCGQLIANKITRHFMRVHKMEEEVKAAMALSPKNKTRKETWTQLIRKGDHEHNIESLRENKTDIVVVRQKSNNKDQDYVPCIHCKGFFSSKYIRIHEKNCFMKGGRGDVKFSLHSSRALLAAEVSNGIYTNVHQIILASMRRDELHLVIRNDQLLMLYANIQLQIKQSERYHDIRYNLRLLGRLLLKYRSLVGCSDKRSCDLIIPAHYDQVLECAKELAGYKGPRNVAQPNVFCHLGYRLKGLCMAARALALKEGSDTRLEEYRRFLELYESDWNIYSNNAKAVYESAKGNAPEELPLESDIKLFREHCILEIKRLCDLSDIGKLDGGDYRKLVRVTKARIMTFNARRGGEVSKLKLKHWQSVVDGRWKRATDIKQLDDPLERKLAERLQLCYIEGKRKKKVKNALVPVLFTEEVYGAITILVEKREVGNIAPENDYLFACGNSFLRGWDTLQAVTKEIKGLVNPKLITPTRTRKYLATVLQLLDMTDGELTWLTNHMGHTNATHLQWYRKEDSTIELTKVAKVLTAVDTGKSIKNKKIDRVLEELPRKGSESGSESDDNKDSSGSNKSVVDGEMVTDGDLFEPPPRKKPKSWNLWSAQETRDVKIAFEKNLKSLTNPAQHDVLTAITKFPHLQDRGEKNVRCKVVNMIRNLKKK, from the exons GGGAAAGAATATCCAATGATGAGGCTGATAAAAGGGAAGCAGAGTATGCTAAAAACGGAACTGGGTGTTACATTTATTTCAATATAATAAGTTCCAACAATACAACATTCTG TATTGATGCAACAAATTCTGTGCAGATTGGAAGAATTGTGAATGATGCACCTACTAAGTATGCTAATTGTGTGATGAAgaaatacacaaataaaaaaatggaagtcTTTATAGCGTTGTATGCGTTAGTAGATATAAAACAAGACACCGAGTTAAG ATATGATTATGGAGAAAATCCAGATGATATGCCCTGGCGCAAAAAG GCTGAATGTCTCAAACCATTGAACATCAATGAAGTTGTGGAAAAAACACCAAAAGGTAGTAAAATAACTAAAGAAATGACTAAGGAACAGAGAGATGCAAAGATAACAGAATTTCCATCAGATTTCAAAAATTCAACTAATAAG ACTCACTTTCTCAAACCATTGAACATCAATAAAGTTGtgcaaaaattatcaaaacgtACCGAAAGTGGTACAGAAGATCTTGAACAGAGAGATGTAAAGATAACAGAATTTCCATCAGATTGTAAAATGTCTACTGATGAG ACTCACTTTCTCAAACCATTGACCGTTAATAAAGTGGTGCCAAAATTACCAAAGATTACCCAAAAAACAAAAGCCATGTGCGCCAGTAAACGAGCGCACAAAGACGTGAAGATAAAAGAATTTTCATCAAATTTCGAGAAGTCTACTGATGAG CCGGATTTTCATATTGTTTACCAAGTGCAAAATTCTGTAATTGAATTGGATCCAGGCACTGGTGACCag gttgCTATGTCAGATAATGATGCTGATATTGATAAAAACGATGAAGTTTTGAACGGATGTCTTTGTAAACAG cCTTCCCCGCCGAAAAAAACATATCGGTTGCGCTTAAGg ACCCGACAATTTTTCGACCCGCATGAAGTCGATGCACAG GCCGTTATCCAAAATTCAAGTGCAGACAGTAGATTTGATGTTTCTGTTGCTGAA AAAGATGAGGAATCTTCAGACTATTCTCACACAGAAGATTCAGATTTTCAACCAAATTTTTCTGACAGTGACGACGAAATAAACATCAACATGGCAGTGAATAAAATTCTTAATGACTCCCTCCAAGAGCACGAAGCTGTTAATGATGTTAAGAGTGACTTCCTTCAAGAGCCTACTACAACACAAGCGACAAATGAGTTAGAAGAAAAAA GTAACAATCGAACTAAAGATAATCATATCATGCACTATTGCTGTTTTTGTGGTCAGCTCATTGCCAACAAAATTACTAGACACTTTATGAGAGTACATAAAATGGAGGAGGAAGTGAAAGCGGCAATGGCATTATCGCCAAAAAACAAAACCAGGAAGGAGACATGGACTCAGTTGATTAGGAAGGGAGATCATGAGCATAATATTGAGTCGTTACGAGAAAACAAAACAGATATTGTGGTTGTAAGGCAGAAAAGTAACAACAAGGATCAAGATTATGTACCTTGCATTCATTGTAAAGGATTCTTTTCATCGAAGTATATTCGCATTCACGAAAAAAACTGCTTTATGAAAGGAGGCCGTGGCGATGTTAAGTTCTCGCTTCATTCTAGTAGGGCTCTTTTAGCAGCTGAAGTGAGCAATGGTATTTACACTAACGTGCACCAGATTATTTTGGCTTCTATGAGACGTGATGAGTTACACCTGGTTATTAGAAATGATCAGTTACTGATGCTGTATGCCAACATCCAGTTGCAAATTAAACAATCAGAAAGATATCATGACATTAGATACAACTTACGCCTACTTGGAAGATTACTGTTGAAATACAGGTCACTAGTAGGTTGCTCAGACAAGAGATCGTGTGATTTAATTATACCTGCGCATTATGACCAGGTACTAGAATGTGCAAAGGAACTAGCCGGATACAAAGGACCAAGAAATGTTGCTCAGCCAAATGTTTTTTGCCATTTGGGCTATCGCCTAAAAGGACTATGTATGGCGGCACGGGCCTTGGCATTAAAGGAGGGTAGTGATACTCGTTTGGAGGAATATAGGCGTTTTCTGGAATTGTATGAATCAGATTGGAATATATACTCAAATAATGCCAAGGCGGTTTATGAATCTGCTAAGGGAAATGCACCAGAGGAATTGCCATTAGAAAGTGATATAAAGCTCTTTCGTGAACATTGCATCTTAGAAATAAAAAGATTGTGCGATTTGAGTGACATTGGAAAGCTTGATGGTGGTGATTACCGCAAACTTGTAAGGGTTACCAAAGCAAGAATAATGACTTTTAATGCGAGACGAGGCGGTGAAGTTTCGAAGTTGAAATTGAAGCACTGGCAATCGGTAGTTGACGGGCGGTGGAAACGAGCGACTGACATTAAACAATTGGATGATCCATTGGAAAGAAAGCTGGCTGAACGTTTGCAGCTTTGTTATATCGAAGGAAAGcgaaaaaaaaaggttaaaaatgcACTTGTACCTGTGCTTTTTACTGAAGAAGTGTATGGGGCAATAACAATATTAGTAGAAAAGCGTGAAGTTGGTAACATTGCTCCTGAAAACGACTACCTTTTCGCTTGTGGGAATAGCTTCTTGCGGGGTTGGGACACCCTGCAAGCTGTTACCAAAGAAATTAAAGGGCTTGTGAACCCAAAATTAATTACACCAACCAGGACCAGAAAATATTTGGCCACAGTGTTACAGCTGTTAGACATGACCGATGGAGAACTCACATGGCTGACTAATCATATGGGTCATACTAACGCTACACATCTTCAGTGGTATAGAAAAGAAGACTCCACTATCGAATTGACAAAAGTAGCTAAGGTATTGACTGCCGTTGATACTGGtaaatcaattaaaaacaagaaaattgacCGAGTACTTGAAGAATTGCCACGAAAAG GTTCAGAGTCAGGGTCTGAGTCAGATGATAACAAAGATTCTTCCGGAAGTAACAAAAGTGTTGTAGATGGAGAAATGGTTACAGACGGTGATTTATTTGAGCCTCCACCACGGAAAAAG ccaaaGTCATGGAATTTATGGTCAGCGCAAGAAACCAGAgatgttaaaatagcattcgaGAAGAATTTAAAATCGTTAACAAACCCAGCGCAGCATGACGTGTTGACGGCTATTACAAAATTTCCACACTTACAAGACAGGGGCGAAAAAAATGTTCGATGCAAAGTGGTCAACATGATccggaatttaaaaaaaaaatag